The following coding sequences are from one Formosa haliotis window:
- the rluF gene encoding 23S rRNA pseudouridine(2604) synthase RluF, whose translation MEEELKRINKYLSEVGYCSRRAADKLIEAGRVTINGVVPEMGTKVAPNDEVAVDGTPVVNTKKEFVYLAFNKPVGIVCTTDTRVEKDNIIDFINYPKRIFPIGRLDKPSEGLILLTDDGDIVNKILRASNNHEKEYIVTVDKPISQTFIERMSNGVPILDRVTKKCKVEKLGTYEFKIILTQGLNRQIRRMCEYLTYEVQTLKRVRIINIKLDMPIGEYREITKEEMKELQILIGESTKTYSPARPSRRRQ comes from the coding sequence ATGGAAGAGGAATTAAAACGAATTAATAAATATTTAAGCGAAGTTGGCTATTGTTCGCGCAGAGCAGCCGACAAACTTATAGAAGCTGGTCGTGTTACTATTAACGGAGTTGTACCAGAAATGGGCACAAAAGTGGCTCCGAATGATGAAGTTGCAGTAGATGGCACACCGGTTGTTAACACAAAAAAAGAATTTGTTTACTTAGCATTTAACAAGCCTGTAGGGATTGTGTGCACGACAGATACTCGCGTTGAAAAAGATAATATTATTGATTTTATTAATTACCCGAAACGTATTTTTCCTATCGGACGTTTAGACAAACCTAGTGAAGGTTTAATCCTCCTTACCGATGATGGAGATATTGTAAATAAAATTTTGAGAGCTAGCAATAATCACGAAAAAGAATATATCGTGACGGTAGACAAACCCATTTCTCAAACGTTTATAGAACGTATGTCGAATGGTGTGCCAATTTTAGACCGTGTTACTAAAAAATGTAAAGTTGAAAAGTTAGGGACCTATGAGTTTAAAATCATTCTCACCCAAGGTTTAAACAGACAAATTCGTAGAATGTGTGAGTACTTAACTTACGAAGTACAAACCTTAAAACGCGTCCGTATCATAAATATAAAGTTAGATATGCCCATAGGAGAATATCGCGAAATTACTAAAGAAGAAATGAAAGAACTTCAAATTTTAATTGGCGAATCTACCAAAACATACTCTCCAGCTAGACCTTCTAGACGACGACAATAA
- the asnB gene encoding asparagine synthase B yields MCGIVCAFDLKQKADDLRPQVLEMSKKIRHRGPDWSGIFSNDKAVMAHERLAIVDPASGKQPLFSPDGKLVLAANGEIYNHRALRKQFEGKYDFKTESDCEVILALYKEKGADFVDEMNGIFGFAIYDVDKDEYFIARDHMGIIPLYIGWDENGTFYVASELKALEGTCTKIQLFPPGHYMSSKDGEFVQWYKRDWMEYDAVKDNETHISDIKEGLEAAVHRQLMSDVPYGVLLSGGLDSSITSAVAKKYAQKRIESDDTTDAWYPQLHSFSVGLDGSPDLAAAQKVADHIGTIHHEIKFTIQEGLDAIKDVIYNLETYDVTTVRASTPMWLMARVIKSMGIKMVLSGEGADELFGGYLYFHKAPSAKDFHEETVRKLDKLHMYDCLRANKSLAAWGIEGRVPFLDKEFMDIAMRINPADKMINKEHPMEKWVVRKAFEDMLPESVAWRQKEQFSDGVGYSWIDTLKEVVAKEVTDEQLANAKYKFPLQTPTSKEEYYYRSIFAEHFPSDAAALCVPQEASVACSTKVALEWDEAFKNMNDPSGRAVSKVHTDAYEKA; encoded by the coding sequence ATGTGTGGAATTGTATGTGCATTCGATTTAAAGCAAAAGGCGGATGATTTAAGACCTCAGGTGTTAGAAATGTCAAAAAAGATTCGTCACCGTGGTCCAGATTGGAGTGGGATTTTTAGTAATGATAAAGCTGTTATGGCACATGAGCGTTTGGCAATTGTAGATCCAGCGTCAGGAAAACAACCTTTATTTAGTCCTGATGGGAAATTAGTATTGGCTGCAAACGGAGAGATATATAATCATAGAGCATTACGTAAGCAATTTGAAGGAAAATATGACTTTAAAACTGAAAGTGATTGCGAAGTAATCTTGGCGCTTTACAAAGAAAAAGGTGCAGATTTTGTTGATGAAATGAACGGAATTTTTGGTTTTGCAATTTATGATGTAGACAAAGATGAGTATTTCATTGCAAGAGACCATATGGGAATTATTCCATTATATATAGGATGGGATGAAAACGGAACTTTTTATGTGGCTTCAGAATTAAAAGCTTTAGAAGGAACCTGTACTAAAATTCAGTTATTTCCTCCAGGACACTATATGTCTAGTAAAGATGGCGAATTTGTACAGTGGTATAAAAGAGATTGGATGGAGTATGATGCCGTAAAGGATAACGAAACCCATATTTCTGATATTAAAGAAGGATTGGAAGCTGCGGTACACAGACAATTAATGAGTGATGTGCCTTATGGAGTGTTACTTTCTGGAGGTTTAGATTCATCTATAACTTCGGCAGTAGCTAAAAAATATGCACAAAAGCGTATAGAGTCAGATGATACTACCGATGCGTGGTATCCTCAATTACACTCATTTTCTGTAGGATTAGATGGTTCGCCAGATTTAGCAGCAGCACAAAAAGTAGCAGACCATATTGGGACTATACATCACGAAATTAAATTTACAATCCAAGAAGGATTAGATGCTATAAAAGATGTGATTTATAACTTAGAAACGTACGATGTTACTACGGTTCGTGCCTCTACACCAATGTGGTTAATGGCAAGAGTTATTAAGTCTATGGGAATTAAAATGGTACTTTCAGGAGAAGGCGCAGATGAGTTGTTTGGAGGGTATTTATACTTCCATAAAGCACCTTCAGCTAAAGATTTCCATGAAGAAACGGTTCGTAAACTAGATAAATTACATATGTACGACTGTTTACGTGCGAACAAAAGTTTAGCAGCTTGGGGAATTGAAGGGCGTGTACCATTTTTAGATAAAGAGTTTATGGACATTGCTATGCGTATTAACCCAGCAGATAAAATGATTAATAAAGAGCACCCAATGGAAAAATGGGTAGTTCGTAAAGCTTTTGAAGATATGTTACCAGAAAGTGTAGCATGGAGACAAAAAGAACAATTTAGCGATGGTGTAGGGTATAGCTGGATCGATACGTTAAAAGAAGTAGTTGCTAAAGAAGTTACAGACGAGCAGTTAGCAAATGCGAAATATAAATTCCCATTACAAACACCAACGTCTAAAGAAGAGTATTACTACCGTTCTATTTTTGCAGAGCATTTCCCTAGCGATGCGGCGGCTTTATGCGTGCCACAAGAAGCAAGTGTGGCTTGTAGTACTAAAGTTGCTTTAGAGTGGGATGAAGCATTTAAAAATATGAACGATCCAAGTGGTAGAGCGGTGTCTAAAGTGCATACAGATGCCTACGAAAAAGCTTAA
- a CDS encoding 7-carboxy-7-deazaguanine synthase QueE, which translates to MKKEIQELVNKGEMLPLMEEFYTIQGEGFHKGTAAYFIRVGGCDVGCHWCDVKESWDAELHPPTETSNIVEKAALHSNTIVVTGGEPLTWDMTALTTQLKAKGLQVHIETSGAYPLTGVWDWICLSPKKLKLPTAEVSAKANELKVIIFNKDDFRFAEEQAALVGEDCILYLQPEWSKRDKVIPEIVDYVMANPKWKVSLQTHKYLNIP; encoded by the coding sequence ATGAAGAAAGAGATTCAAGAGTTGGTTAATAAAGGCGAAATGTTGCCTTTAATGGAAGAATTTTACACCATTCAGGGGGAAGGGTTTCACAAAGGTACGGCAGCATATTTTATTCGTGTAGGAGGCTGCGATGTGGGTTGCCATTGGTGCGATGTAAAAGAAAGCTGGGATGCAGAACTTCATCCGCCAACAGAAACGTCTAATATCGTTGAAAAAGCAGCGCTTCACAGTAACACGATTGTGGTAACTGGTGGAGAGCCTTTAACTTGGGATATGACGGCTTTAACAACGCAATTAAAAGCGAAAGGATTACAGGTCCATATAGAAACATCTGGTGCATACCCGTTAACAGGGGTTTGGGATTGGATTTGTTTATCGCCAAAAAAACTAAAATTACCTACGGCAGAAGTATCGGCCAAAGCTAACGAGTTGAAGGTGATTATATTTAATAAGGACGACTTTAGATTTGCCGAAGAGCAAGCTGCCTTAGTAGGAGAAGATTGTATTTTATATTTACAACCAGAATGGAGTAAGCGCGATAAAGTTATTCCAGAAATTGTAGATTACGTTATGGCAAACCCAAAATGGAAAGTGTCTTTACAAACGCATAAATACTTAAATATTCCGTAA
- a CDS encoding YitT family protein, with translation MNSLVSKLLVIIARKKLETKETANPASLKQVVPIVRSLQVDLSHAIKEYILIAIGVFSAGFGLKGFLLPNRFIDGGATGISLLLENLTNIPLSYLLILVNLPFLILGARTFSIKFALKSIVAITFLAFVVHYVDYPTITDDKLLISVFGGFFLGLGIGMAMRGGSVIDGTEVLALFVGRKLSMTVGDVLLLINIIIFSFGAYILSIETALYAILTYLAAAKTVDFVVDGVEEYVGVTIISEKHEEMRIMVTEKLRRACTIYQGKGGYNQEGGAQEKDIIFTVVTRLELAKLETEIEKIDKNAFIIMGVVKDLKGGMIKRKPLK, from the coding sequence ATGAATTCACTAGTCTCTAAACTCCTTGTTATTATTGCTCGAAAAAAACTCGAGACTAAAGAGACAGCGAATCCGGCAAGTTTAAAGCAAGTTGTACCCATTGTTAGATCGCTTCAAGTAGATTTAAGTCACGCTATAAAAGAATATATTCTTATTGCTATAGGTGTCTTTTCTGCAGGTTTCGGGCTAAAAGGTTTTTTACTTCCAAATCGGTTTATCGACGGTGGTGCAACAGGTATTTCCCTATTATTAGAAAATCTTACCAACATCCCGTTAAGTTATTTATTGATATTGGTAAACCTCCCGTTTTTAATTTTAGGAGCGCGTACATTTAGCATAAAATTTGCTTTAAAAAGTATCGTTGCCATTACCTTTTTAGCTTTCGTGGTACATTATGTAGACTACCCTACCATTACAGACGATAAATTATTAATCTCTGTTTTTGGTGGATTTTTCTTAGGCCTAGGTATAGGAATGGCCATGAGAGGAGGCAGTGTTATAGACGGTACCGAGGTTTTAGCACTATTTGTGGGCCGAAAATTATCGATGACTGTTGGAGATGTTTTACTATTAATAAACATCATTATATTTTCTTTCGGTGCCTACATCCTTTCCATAGAAACTGCATTATACGCTATATTAACCTACTTGGCTGCTGCAAAAACAGTAGATTTTGTAGTAGACGGTGTAGAAGAATATGTAGGTGTTACCATAATTTCTGAAAAACATGAGGAAATGAGAATTATGGTTACCGAAAAATTAAGACGTGCCTGTACCATTTATCAAGGAAAGGGCGGATACAATCAGGAGGGTGGTGCTCAAGAAAAAGACATTATTTTTACGGTAGTTACACGTTTGGAACTTGCAAAACTTGAAACCGAGATTGAAAAAATAGACAAAAACGCCTTTATTATTATGGGCGTTGTAAAAGATTTAAAAGGCGGAATGATAAAAAGAAAACCTTTAAAATAA
- a CDS encoding DUF2911 domain-containing protein, with amino-acid sequence MKLFNVSAICLLLAFSLNTEMHAQKFSKLDKSPMDAAAFPTSYKNPNKTIKVIYSRPQLNNRKLEDLAPWGKVWRLGANEAAEITFYENTHFGDTPVKAGTYSLFAIPNDKTWTMILNKDLNAWGAYSYNPDQDVARYNALVSIDAESIEAFSIGFDEEGTMYLAWDTTRVAIPFK; translated from the coding sequence ATGAAATTATTCAACGTATCAGCCATCTGTTTATTATTAGCATTTAGTTTAAACACAGAAATGCACGCTCAAAAATTCAGCAAATTAGACAAAAGTCCAATGGATGCTGCAGCTTTCCCTACAAGCTACAAAAACCCAAACAAAACCATAAAAGTTATTTATAGCAGACCTCAACTTAACAACCGTAAGCTAGAAGATTTAGCACCATGGGGAAAAGTGTGGAGATTAGGAGCTAATGAAGCTGCAGAAATTACATTTTATGAAAACACTCATTTTGGAGATACTCCTGTAAAAGCAGGAACATATTCTTTGTTCGCTATTCCTAATGACAAAACATGGACTATGATTTTAAATAAAGATTTAAATGCGTGGGGTGCTTATTCTTATAACCCAGACCAAGATGTTGCGCGTTACAACGCTTTAGTTTCTATTGATGCTGAATCTATTGAAGCTTTTTCTATTGGTTTTGACGAAGAAGGAACTATGTACTTAGCTTGGGACACCACTCGAGTTGCTATCCCTTTTAAATAA
- a CDS encoding cupin domain-containing protein, with amino-acid sequence MKKYTLITNPFIVPTTDGKVIKEHFGIPTTGDTEISIAHMVAPPGWSEPFQTPEFDEFTFIIKGKKQFIIEDEIVILEAGQSIKIEKHTRVQYSNPFETACEYLAICTPAFSPDHVNREDS; translated from the coding sequence ATGAAAAAGTATACCTTAATTACCAATCCGTTTATCGTGCCTACAACCGATGGTAAAGTTATAAAGGAACATTTTGGAATTCCCACAACTGGAGACACAGAAATTAGCATAGCCCATATGGTTGCTCCTCCAGGTTGGAGTGAACCATTTCAAACTCCAGAATTTGATGAGTTTACGTTTATAATAAAAGGTAAAAAACAATTTATAATAGAAGACGAAATTGTAATCCTAGAAGCAGGCCAGTCTATTAAAATTGAAAAACATACACGGGTTCAATATTCTAATCCGTTTGAAACCGCTTGTGAATATCTCGCCATTTGCACACCTGCATTTTCTCCAGATCATGTAAACAGAGAAGATTCATGA
- a CDS encoding helicase HerA-like domain-containing protein: MTANDAFLKDITEGNTFKGEYITLGSAILNEQTITNAFVNIPLKTLNRHGLIAGATGTGKTKTLQVIAENLSEKGIPVLLMDIKGDLSGLAKPGEDNSKIQDRHTKIGLPYTPNGFPVDLLTLSNQDGVRLRATVSEFGPVLLSRILDLTDTQSGIVSVIFKYCDDHKLPLLDLKDFKKILQYATQEGKEEFTEAYGRISTASTGAILRKIIELEQQGADLFFGETSFDVQDLLRVNDEGKGYINIIRLTDIQDRPKLFSTFMLSLLAEIYTTFPEQGDSERPELVIFIDEAHLIFNEASKALLNQIESIVKLIRSKGVGLYFVTQNPTDVPEAVLSQLGLKIQHALRAFTAKDRKAIKLTAQNYPDSEYYDTETILTNLGTGEALVSALDEKGRPTPLAATMMRAPMSRMDILTDKELSDLISASKLVKKYNDTIDRESAYELLNEKIKHAEAEAQQQKERSKKTSSRPKSNAMNPIVKVLTSATFIRSVFGILNKVMKK, from the coding sequence ATGACTGCCAACGACGCTTTTTTAAAAGACATTACAGAAGGAAATACCTTTAAAGGCGAATACATTACTTTAGGTTCTGCCATATTAAACGAGCAAACCATAACCAATGCATTTGTAAACATTCCACTAAAAACGCTAAACAGACATGGTTTAATTGCCGGTGCTACCGGAACAGGAAAAACAAAAACCCTACAAGTTATTGCAGAGAACTTATCTGAAAAAGGGATTCCTGTGCTACTTATGGATATTAAAGGAGATTTAAGTGGCTTAGCTAAGCCAGGCGAGGATAACAGCAAAATTCAAGATCGGCACACCAAAATTGGATTACCTTATACCCCAAACGGATTCCCTGTAGATTTACTTACTCTTTCTAATCAAGACGGGGTTAGATTACGTGCTACAGTAAGTGAGTTTGGCCCCGTGTTATTATCTAGAATTTTAGACTTAACTGATACGCAGTCGGGAATTGTTTCGGTTATTTTTAAATATTGCGACGACCATAAATTACCGCTATTAGATTTAAAAGATTTCAAAAAAATATTACAATATGCCACACAAGAAGGCAAAGAAGAATTTACAGAAGCCTATGGCCGAATTTCTACAGCCTCGACAGGTGCTATTCTAAGAAAAATTATAGAGCTTGAACAACAAGGAGCCGATTTGTTTTTTGGAGAAACCTCTTTCGATGTTCAAGATTTATTACGAGTTAATGACGAAGGAAAAGGGTATATCAACATCATCCGATTAACAGATATTCAAGATCGACCAAAATTATTTTCAACTTTTATGCTAAGTTTATTAGCAGAAATCTACACTACTTTTCCCGAGCAAGGCGATAGCGAACGCCCAGAACTCGTAATTTTTATAGACGAAGCGCACTTAATTTTTAACGAAGCATCTAAAGCACTTTTAAATCAGATAGAAAGTATCGTAAAGTTAATTCGTAGTAAAGGGGTTGGTTTATACTTTGTCACTCAAAATCCTACCGATGTTCCCGAAGCTGTTTTAAGTCAGTTGGGTTTAAAAATTCAGCATGCCTTACGAGCTTTTACAGCAAAAGACCGAAAAGCCATTAAACTTACAGCTCAAAACTACCCTGATTCAGAGTATTACGACACCGAAACGATACTTACAAACTTAGGAACCGGAGAAGCTTTAGTCTCTGCTCTAGACGAAAAAGGTCGTCCTACACCTCTTGCCGCCACCATGATGCGTGCGCCGATGAGTAGGATGGATATTTTAACCGATAAAGAATTATCCGATTTAATTTCCGCATCTAAATTGGTTAAAAAGTACAACGACACCATAGACAGAGAAAGCGCTTACGAGCTACTAAATGAAAAAATAAAACATGCAGAAGCAGAAGCTCAGCAACAAAAAGAACGAAGCAAGAAAACATCGTCTCGTCCAAAAAGTAACGCTATGAATCCGATAGTAAAAGTTTTAACAAGCGCCACTTTTATAAGAAGTGTTTTTGGAATTTTGAATAAAGTGATGAAAAAATAA
- a CDS encoding alpha/beta hydrolase: MKTLLIKSVGSYLNLMSYISKPYAGNKALNLFTHPRKGRVLEWQVDFLNTAYKEELSYNNLPIMTYRWLGDKTKDTILLAHGWESNSYRWNSIIPELNKKGYTIVALDAPAHGHSGGSEFNALLYAEFINVVAKRFKPQIIMAHSVGGMAATVFQNKYQIPSLEKLILLGAPSEFKDIISRYVDLLGYSNRLSHQLNKAIIRRFGIAPNEFSTADYLNSVKTKGLIIHDKNDPVIPYNDALLLNNSLKNSTLISTEGLGHSLNDASVRDHIYNFLEA; encoded by the coding sequence ATGAAAACACTTTTAATAAAATCTGTGGGTAGCTACCTTAATTTAATGAGCTACATCTCTAAACCCTATGCAGGCAATAAGGCCTTAAATTTATTTACGCACCCCAGAAAAGGCCGCGTTTTAGAGTGGCAAGTCGATTTTCTAAATACCGCATATAAAGAAGAGTTATCGTATAACAACCTACCCATAATGACTTATCGTTGGTTGGGAGACAAAACCAAAGATACCATTTTATTAGCTCATGGTTGGGAAAGTAATTCTTATAGGTGGAATTCTATAATTCCAGAATTAAACAAAAAGGGATATACTATTGTCGCTCTAGATGCTCCTGCACACGGGCATTCTGGAGGCTCAGAATTTAATGCCCTACTATATGCCGAGTTTATTAATGTGGTAGCCAAACGTTTTAAACCGCAAATTATAATGGCTCATTCTGTTGGCGGTATGGCCGCAACTGTGTTTCAAAATAAATATCAAATTCCAAGCCTAGAGAAACTTATTCTTTTAGGAGCACCTTCAGAATTTAAAGATATTATTAGCCGATATGTAGACCTCTTGGGCTACAGCAATCGCCTTTCTCACCAACTTAATAAGGCTATAATTAGACGTTTCGGTATTGCGCCAAATGAATTTTCTACGGCAGATTACCTCAATAGCGTAAAAACAAAAGGACTTATAATTCACGATAAAAACGATCCGGTAATTCCTTACAACGACGCCTTATTATTAAATAACAGTTTAAAAAATAGTACATTAATCTCTACCGAAGGTTTAGGACATTCCTTAAACGACGCTTCTGTAAGAGATCATATTTACAACTTCTTAGAAGCCTAA